In the genome of Verrucomicrobiia bacterium, one region contains:
- a CDS encoding alpha-L-fucosidase has translation MKRSKFGKPFAGALLLSMAMAILPAHAQQTDKVETKAQRDARMEWWREAKFGMFIHWGVYSVPAGFYHDQPVKGIGEWIMNHGKIPMAEYQEYAKQFDPEKFDAEKWVKIAKDAGQKYIVITSKHHDGFAMFDSKASDWNIVKATPFKRDPLKELAAACRREGIKLGFYYSQAQDWNNGGSASGGKWDPAQKHDMDDYIDKVAVPQVREILSNYGKFPAVLWWDTPIDMNKERAQKLYDTVEQLRPNIIMNNRLGGGFKGDTETPEQRIPPQGYPGRDWETCMTMNDTWGFKRDDDKWKSTETLLRNLCDIASKGGNYLLNVGPTSEGEIPAPSVERLKEIGAWMRVNGSAIYGTSPTIFGAEAGTFSATDKDAKGNPKFESAWDWRCTTKPGKHGILFNHPGKLYVEIFKWPAGHFDLPAIKGKVSKAYLLADPSHRLHFQQTENGVSIDLPDHAPDAIASVVCVNVKGELAAASDKK, from the coding sequence ATGAAACGATCCAAATTCGGCAAACCATTTGCAGGGGCATTGCTGCTTTCGATGGCGATGGCGATCCTGCCCGCCCACGCGCAGCAAACTGATAAAGTCGAAACCAAGGCGCAACGCGACGCGCGCATGGAGTGGTGGCGCGAGGCGAAATTCGGCATGTTCATTCACTGGGGCGTTTATTCTGTGCCCGCCGGATTTTATCACGATCAACCGGTCAAGGGTATCGGCGAGTGGATCATGAATCATGGGAAAATTCCAATGGCGGAATACCAGGAATACGCCAAACAATTTGATCCTGAAAAATTCGACGCTGAAAAATGGGTGAAGATCGCAAAGGATGCCGGTCAGAAGTATATAGTCATCACCAGCAAACATCACGACGGGTTCGCCATGTTCGATTCCAAGGCGAGCGATTGGAACATCGTGAAGGCGACGCCGTTCAAGCGCGATCCGTTGAAAGAGCTTGCGGCGGCGTGCCGCCGGGAAGGCATCAAACTCGGGTTTTATTATTCGCAGGCACAGGACTGGAATAACGGCGGTTCGGCTTCGGGCGGTAAATGGGATCCCGCGCAGAAGCATGATATGGACGATTACATTGACAAGGTGGCCGTGCCGCAGGTGCGCGAGATTTTATCGAATTACGGCAAGTTTCCTGCGGTGCTTTGGTGGGACACGCCGATTGACATGAACAAAGAGCGCGCGCAAAAGCTTTACGATACCGTCGAGCAACTGCGTCCGAATATCATCATGAATAATCGCCTGGGCGGTGGTTTCAAGGGCGACACCGAAACTCCCGAGCAACGCATTCCGCCACAGGGTTACCCCGGCCGCGATTGGGAAACCTGCATGACAATGAATGACACGTGGGGCTTCAAGCGCGACGATGACAAATGGAAATCCACGGAGACGCTGCTGCGTAATTTGTGCGACATCGCCAGCAAGGGCGGGAATTATTTGTTGAACGTCGGCCCGACCAGCGAAGGCGAAATTCCCGCGCCGTCGGTAGAGCGCCTAAAAGAAATCGGCGCATGGATGCGGGTCAATGGCTCCGCCATTTACGGGACCAGCCCGACAATCTTTGGAGCGGAAGCGGGCACGTTTAGCGCAACGGACAAAGATGCCAAGGGCAATCCGAAATTTGAATCAGCTTGGGATTGGCGTTGCACTACGAAGCCGGGCAAGCATGGCATTCTTTTCAACCATCCCGGCAAACTCTACGTGGAAATCTTCAAATGGCCCGCGGGTCACTTCGATCTGCCCGCGATCAAAGGCAAGGTCAGCAAAGCGTATCTGCTTGCCGATCCATCTCATCGCCTGCATTTTCAGCAAACTGAAAATGGTGTGAGCATTGATCTACCCGATCATGCGCCGGATGCCATCGCCTCGGTCGTTTGCGTGAATGTGAAGGGTGAACTGGCTGCTGCATCGGATAAAAAATAG
- a CDS encoding SNF2-related protein, translating into MSDVELSDALLAKLGGWEAVKTARGIVSAGRVHSSEWQPPTLRGVLQEGTGTLRSGLIIKSSTDAENLCPCRDSRQRGLICAHSIAIGLHFLKAKIITSAPAEKKSPEHSTSKRIPKAIRRATPDDVDEWLKLHFILPPNLNEALGRGKVMLYVEGEWSRGRVPLNALPTDLTYALDSNDQIILDALEALNEGDTPAMLMLNASQFAALLPKLAAHERLTLGRAKKIEILQEPLRLAITANLESNGEIVLRLKGGLPVGLIRGNPPWVTDGDTLRPMNLPSGAEELLDGPWRISRSRLPQFLNVDWPKLMAACEVEANFTLNDFSFEAAKPFFSLHLAGGLAVLEGKLECTCGVKKVTPGVFAPGEELWLPDLAKPAHYRTRDLEAEQAAVRRLVKSGFTGPDAAGLFHLKGQNQVLNFFAREFPKLEKEWKVTLEERLERSTEKNLERIEPRFDITPSGEEWFNLNVTYDTRGGERLGPADIQRLLLSGQGHTKLKNGKFALLDTGAVEELQEVLLDCAPEQNSGGYRLDNWQAGFLDATLRQQASWQVRAPAAWSQRAAQQRGEVKPETPNFGALESVLRPYQKEGIAWMAFLRVNGFGGILADEMGLGKTLQVLALISARKNQSSDKTTPTLVICPTSLVFNWAAEAAKFTPQLRVLALHGTQRHESFQKISQADLIVTSYALLRRDADRYRDLEFDTVVLDEAQHIKNRQTQNAQAVKSIRARHRLVLTGTPLENSVLDLWSIFDFLMPGYLGAAKDFRERYEIAIVRDKNTAAQERLARRLRPFILRRLKREVARDLPEKIEQVSYCELNEEQRAIYQQVLDASRREIFTAVNANGLPKSRMVVLTALLRLRQICCDLRLLKLPANAGEDPEPPSQPAPKISGSSGKVELFGELLEEVIDGSHRVLVFSQFTSMLGLLREELTEQGIQFCYLDGATKDRAQVVEKFQRDAGIPVFLISLKAGGVGLNLTGADTVVHFDPWWNPAVEAQATDRAHRIGQTRVVTSYKLITRGTVEEKILNLQARKRALIEGVLGEGDLAGALSWEEIQDLLAD; encoded by the coding sequence ATGAGTGACGTGGAATTATCGGATGCTTTGCTGGCAAAGCTCGGCGGCTGGGAGGCGGTCAAAACCGCTCGCGGCATCGTGTCCGCCGGCCGCGTCCACAGTTCCGAATGGCAGCCGCCCACGTTGCGCGGCGTGTTGCAGGAGGGCACTGGCACTTTACGCTCGGGCTTGATCATTAAAAGCTCGACCGACGCCGAGAATCTTTGCCCCTGCCGCGATTCGCGCCAACGCGGGTTGATTTGTGCTCACTCCATCGCCATCGGTCTACACTTTCTCAAAGCAAAAATAATCACTTCCGCGCCGGCGGAGAAAAAAAGTCCCGAGCATTCTACTTCAAAGCGAATACCGAAAGCAATTCGTCGTGCTACGCCGGACGATGTGGATGAATGGTTAAAGCTGCATTTTATTCTACCGCCCAATCTGAACGAAGCCCTTGGCCGTGGAAAAGTGATGTTATACGTCGAAGGCGAATGGTCGCGTGGACGCGTCCCGTTAAACGCATTGCCGACGGACCTCACTTATGCGCTCGATTCTAATGATCAAATAATTCTCGACGCTCTTGAAGCGCTGAACGAAGGCGACACGCCAGCGATGTTGATGCTAAACGCATCTCAATTCGCCGCGCTCCTGCCAAAATTGGCCGCTCACGAGCGATTGACGCTGGGCCGCGCCAAAAAAATCGAAATACTTCAGGAACCACTTCGGCTGGCGATCACGGCCAACTTGGAGAGCAACGGAGAGATTGTTCTGCGCCTCAAAGGTGGATTACCGGTCGGATTGATTCGCGGTAATCCACCGTGGGTAACAGATGGCGACACGTTGCGCCCAATGAATCTTCCAAGTGGTGCTGAAGAATTGCTTGACGGGCCATGGCGCATCTCGCGGTCACGCCTGCCGCAATTTCTCAATGTGGATTGGCCAAAACTCATGGCAGCTTGCGAAGTAGAAGCCAATTTTACGCTCAATGATTTTTCATTTGAAGCAGCCAAGCCATTTTTTTCGCTACACCTTGCCGGTGGTTTGGCGGTGCTTGAAGGAAAACTTGAATGCACTTGCGGCGTTAAAAAAGTTACGCCTGGGGTTTTTGCGCCCGGCGAAGAACTTTGGCTTCCCGACCTCGCGAAGCCTGCTCATTATCGCACCCGTGATCTCGAAGCCGAACAGGCCGCTGTCAGACGGCTTGTCAAATCCGGTTTTACCGGTCCCGATGCCGCGGGATTATTTCATCTCAAAGGACAAAATCAGGTGTTGAATTTTTTTGCGCGTGAATTTCCGAAGCTTGAAAAGGAGTGGAAAGTGACGCTTGAAGAACGGCTGGAGCGCAGCACGGAAAAAAATCTGGAACGCATCGAACCGCGCTTTGACATCACGCCTTCCGGGGAAGAGTGGTTCAATCTTAATGTCACTTACGACACTCGTGGCGGCGAACGGCTGGGTCCGGCCGACATTCAGCGGTTGCTTCTGTCGGGCCAGGGACACACGAAATTGAAGAACGGCAAATTCGCTTTGCTCGACACCGGAGCGGTCGAGGAATTGCAGGAGGTTTTGCTGGATTGCGCACCGGAACAAAATTCCGGCGGCTACCGATTGGATAATTGGCAGGCGGGCTTTCTCGACGCCACGCTTCGCCAGCAGGCCAGCTGGCAGGTGCGCGCGCCCGCGGCTTGGTCGCAACGTGCCGCGCAGCAACGTGGCGAAGTAAAACCCGAGACTCCCAATTTCGGCGCGTTGGAATCCGTCTTGCGTCCGTATCAGAAAGAAGGCATCGCGTGGATGGCGTTTCTGCGGGTCAATGGTTTCGGTGGCATTTTGGCAGACGAAATGGGCCTGGGGAAAACCTTGCAGGTGCTGGCATTGATCAGCGCGCGAAAAAATCAGTCATCTGACAAAACCACGCCAACGCTGGTGATATGTCCGACTTCGCTGGTTTTTAATTGGGCGGCGGAAGCGGCGAAATTCACGCCGCAGTTGCGTGTGCTTGCGCTTCACGGAACGCAACGGCATGAAAGCTTCCAAAAAATTTCACAGGCCGATCTGATCGTAACGAGTTATGCTTTGCTCCGTCGCGATGCCGACCGGTATCGTGATTTGGAATTCGATACCGTCGTCCTCGACGAGGCCCAGCACATTAAAAATCGGCAAACCCAAAACGCGCAGGCGGTGAAATCCATTCGCGCCCGGCATCGGCTGGTGCTCACCGGCACGCCGCTGGAAAATTCCGTGTTAGACCTGTGGTCTATCTTTGATTTTCTGATGCCCGGCTATCTTGGCGCCGCCAAGGATTTTCGCGAGCGCTATGAGATCGCGATTGTTCGTGATAAAAATACCGCCGCGCAGGAACGTCTCGCGCGCCGATTGCGCCCGTTTATTTTGCGGCGGCTCAAACGCGAGGTCGCCCGCGATTTGCCGGAAAAAATTGAGCAAGTCAGTTACTGCGAGTTGAATGAAGAACAACGCGCGATTTACCAGCAAGTTCTTGATGCCAGTCGTCGCGAAATCTTCACCGCCGTGAATGCCAACGGCCTGCCAAAGAGTCGCATGGTTGTGCTCACGGCATTACTGCGGCTGCGGCAGATTTGTTGCGACTTGCGATTGCTAAAACTTCCGGCCAATGCCGGTGAAGATCCTGAGCCGCCGTCGCAGCCTGCGCCCAAAATTTCCGGGTCGTCGGGCAAAGTTGAATTGTTCGGTGAATTGCTGGAAGAAGTCATTGATGGTTCGCATCGCGTCCTGGTATTTAGCCAATTCACGAGCATGTTGGGTTTGTTGCGTGAAGAATTGACGGAGCAGGGGATTCAATTTTGTTATCTCGACGGCGCGACCAAAGATCGGGCGCAAGTCGTCGAGAAATTTCAACGAGATGCCGGTATCCCAGTTTTTCTCATCAGTTTGAAGGCTGGTGGCGTTGGCCTCAATCTGACGGGCGCGGATACCGTCGTTCATTTTGACCCGTGGTGGAACCCGGCGGTGGAGGCGCAGGCGACGGACCGCGCGCATCGCATCGGCCAGACGCGCGTGGTGACAAGTTACAAGCTCATCACGCGCGGCACGGTGGAGGAAAAGATTTTGAATCTTCAGGCGCGAAAACGCGCGCTTATCGAGGGCGTATTGGGCGAGGGCGATCTGGCTGGCGCTCTGAGTTGGGAGGAGATTCAGGATTTGCTGGCGGATTAG
- a CDS encoding deoxyribodipyrimidine photo-lyase, producing MSPAPIILWFRIDLRLADNPALCAALSTGAPVIPVFIFSPEEEAPWQPGAASRWWLHQLLLELQTNLERAGAKLIIRRGPTLAALRELIEQTGVRTIFWNRRYEPAIISRDKKIHDALASTGIKVESFSAALLHEPGTVLNQSGKPFQVFTPFWRHCLKLSDPATPLPAPKTIHAPKKWPATLTLNALELEPKIPWAKGFRNEWTPGETGAQSQLQKFLHDAFPDYSTARNRPDRRGTSRLSPHLHFGEISPRQVWHAIRRDAEKKSLAVSAWRESQFLTELGWREFAHQLLIHFPQAPTKPLRPNFAKFPWRVDAEFLQAWQRGKTGYPIVDAGMRELWATGWMHNRVRMIAGSFLVKDLLLSWQEGANWFWDTLVDADLAQNTLGWQWIAGCGADAAPYFRIFNPITQGEKFDPQGDYVRRWCPELTRLPGKWLHQPWRAPAKILSQAGVELGRDYPEPIVSHAIAREVALAAFAKIKNG from the coding sequence ATGAGCCCGGCGCCCATAATACTTTGGTTCCGCATTGATCTGCGCCTTGCGGATAATCCTGCATTATGCGCCGCGCTTTCGACCGGTGCTCCGGTCATTCCCGTTTTCATTTTTTCACCCGAGGAGGAAGCGCCATGGCAGCCGGGCGCGGCCTCACGCTGGTGGCTGCATCAATTACTTCTTGAACTGCAAACAAATTTGGAACGTGCCGGAGCAAAGCTAATCATTCGGCGCGGCCCAACGCTTGCGGCTTTACGAGAACTTATTGAACAAACCGGAGTCCGAACGATTTTCTGGAATCGCCGCTACGAACCCGCCATTATTTCTAGAGATAAAAAAATTCATGACGCCCTCGCGAGCACCGGAATAAAAGTAGAAAGTTTTAGTGCAGCTCTATTGCATGAGCCGGGCACGGTCTTGAATCAAAGCGGCAAACCTTTTCAAGTTTTCACCCCGTTCTGGCGTCATTGTTTGAAACTTTCCGATCCCGCCACACCATTGCCCGCGCCCAAAACTATCCACGCACCAAAAAAATGGCCCGCCACGCTCACCCTAAATGCTCTCGAACTTGAACCTAAAATTCCATGGGCCAAAGGCTTTCGCAACGAATGGACTCCCGGCGAAACCGGTGCACAATCTCAATTACAGAAATTCCTTCACGACGCTTTCCCCGATTATTCAACCGCGCGCAATCGCCCGGATCGCCGTGGCACGTCGCGCCTTTCGCCCCATCTTCATTTCGGCGAGATCAGCCCGCGTCAAGTCTGGCACGCAATCCGTCGTGATGCCGAAAAGAAATCATTGGCCGTCTCTGCATGGCGTGAGAGCCAATTTCTCACGGAACTCGGCTGGCGTGAGTTCGCGCATCAGCTTCTGATTCATTTTCCACAAGCTCCCACCAAACCTTTGCGTCCGAACTTTGCGAAATTCCCTTGGCGTGTGGATGCGGAATTTCTGCAAGCGTGGCAGCGCGGCAAAACCGGTTACCCCATCGTGGATGCCGGCATGCGCGAACTCTGGGCGACTGGCTGGATGCATAATCGAGTTCGCATGATTGCCGGCTCTTTTCTCGTGAAAGATTTATTACTCTCGTGGCAAGAGGGCGCGAACTGGTTTTGGGACACACTGGTGGATGCGGATCTCGCGCAAAACACTTTAGGCTGGCAATGGATTGCCGGTTGTGGAGCGGATGCCGCACCCTATTTTCGGATCTTCAACCCGATCACGCAGGGCGAGAAGTTTGACCCGCAAGGCGACTATGTTCGACGCTGGTGCCCGGAATTGACGCGATTGCCCGGCAAGTGGCTTCATCAACCGTGGCGCGCACCGGCAAAAATACTCTCGCAAGCAGGCGTCGAACTTGGCCGCGATTATCCTGAACCCATCGTCAGCCACGCAATCGCTCGCGAAGTCGCGCTTGCCGCTTTCGCCAAAATCAAAAACGGTTAA
- a CDS encoding RluA family pseudouridine synthase — MNIFDVTEDSELLKFLLAKMPERSRTSVKELLGRRQVLVDGEVITQFNQPLARGQRVEIGRMGDIRTSSSRDCKIVFEDADLIVIEKRAGLLSIATELEKEKTAYSLLSDHVKRADPRNKIFVVHRLDRETSGLMMFAKNQPVQKALQDDWQEAVLERTYAAVLEGRVEQAEGTITSWLTESKSLIMRSSPTPNDGQKAITHYHVQRMSARYSLVEFQLETGRKNQIRVHAQTLGHSIVGDNKYDAKENPLRRLALHAKILAFRHPISGKAMRFESPTPKEFSRLL; from the coding sequence ATGAATATTTTTGACGTAACTGAGGACAGTGAATTGCTCAAATTCCTGCTGGCTAAAATGCCGGAGAGAAGCCGCACATCCGTTAAGGAACTTCTGGGCCGGAGGCAGGTTTTGGTGGACGGCGAGGTGATCACGCAGTTCAATCAACCGCTCGCGCGAGGGCAGCGAGTCGAGATTGGGCGCATGGGTGACATCAGAACAAGTTCGTCTCGCGACTGCAAAATCGTTTTTGAAGACGCTGATTTGATCGTAATTGAAAAACGGGCGGGTTTGCTTTCCATCGCAACCGAGTTGGAAAAGGAAAAAACCGCGTATAGCTTGCTGAGCGACCATGTGAAGCGGGCCGATCCCCGAAATAAAATCTTTGTCGTGCACCGCCTTGACCGTGAAACGTCCGGATTGATGATGTTCGCAAAAAATCAGCCGGTGCAAAAAGCGTTGCAGGACGATTGGCAGGAGGCAGTGTTGGAGCGTACTTATGCCGCTGTTTTGGAAGGGCGCGTGGAGCAAGCGGAGGGCACGATCACTTCGTGGCTGACGGAAAGTAAATCGCTCATCATGCGCTCAAGCCCAACGCCGAATGACGGACAGAAAGCGATTACTCATTATCATGTGCAGCGGATGAGCGCGCGTTATTCCCTCGTTGAATTTCAACTCGAAACGGGCCGTAAAAACCAAATCCGGGTGCATGCACAAACGCTCGGCCACAGCATCGTCGGCGACAACAAATATGACGCGAAGGAGAATCCGCTAAGGCGATTAGCCTTGCATGCGAAAATTCTCGCGTTTCGGCATCCCATCAGTGGCAAGGCTATGCGATTTGAAAGTCCGACTCCGAAAGAATTCTCGCGGCTGCTCTAG